The Mycolicibacterium boenickei genome has a segment encoding these proteins:
- a CDS encoding tRNA (cytidine(34)-2'-O)-methyltransferase: MFRVLFFSPRIAPNTGNAIRMVAGTGCALHLVEPLGFDLSEPKLRRAGLDYHDLASVTVHADLAAAWRVLMPARVFAFTAHASTSFADIAYRPGDVLMFGPEPTGLDAQTLADPNITAQVRIPMLDGRRSLNLSNAAAVAAYEAWRQHGFAGGV; the protein is encoded by the coding sequence ATGTTCCGGGTGTTGTTCTTTTCTCCCCGCATCGCACCCAACACCGGCAATGCGATCAGGATGGTGGCAGGCACCGGGTGCGCACTGCACCTGGTCGAGCCGTTGGGTTTCGACCTGTCCGAACCCAAGCTGCGGCGGGCCGGTCTCGACTACCACGACCTGGCATCCGTGACCGTGCACGCCGACCTGGCGGCCGCGTGGCGCGTGTTGATGCCGGCCCGCGTCTTTGCGTTCACCGCGCACGCGTCGACGTCGTTCGCAGACATCGCATACCGACCGGGAGATGTGTTGATGTTCGGCCCGGAACCCACCGGACTCGATGCACAAACCCTGGCCGACCCGAATATCACCGCACAGGTACGTATTCCGATGCTCGACGGCAGGCGGTCATTGAATCTGTCCAATGCCGCGGCGGTCGCCGCCTATGAGGCGTGGCGCCAACACGGGTTCGCCGGCGGCGTCTAG
- a CDS encoding nitroreductase family protein → MTAEPALNLTVDELLTTTRSVRKRLDFEKPVSREVIMECLDLALQAPTGSNEQGWQWVFVEDPAKKRALADIYRSNANPYLDQPKPERGDIRDQQLGAVMSSAKYLADNFEKAPVLMVPCLEGRPDGAPAGMSASFWGSLLPAVWSFMLALRSRGLGSAWTTLHLLGDGEKQAAELLGIPFDRYAQAGLFPIAYTKGTEFKKAKRLPAEQFSHWDSW, encoded by the coding sequence ATGACCGCCGAACCAGCCCTGAACTTGACTGTCGATGAGCTCCTCACCACCACCCGCTCGGTGCGCAAACGTCTCGACTTCGAAAAGCCGGTGTCGCGTGAGGTGATCATGGAGTGTCTCGACCTGGCGCTACAGGCCCCCACGGGGTCGAATGAACAAGGCTGGCAATGGGTTTTCGTGGAGGACCCGGCAAAGAAGAGGGCACTGGCCGACATCTACCGGTCGAACGCAAACCCGTATCTCGATCAACCCAAGCCGGAGCGGGGTGACATCCGCGATCAGCAGCTGGGTGCCGTGATGAGCTCCGCCAAGTACCTCGCCGACAACTTCGAGAAGGCGCCGGTGCTGATGGTGCCGTGCCTTGAGGGTCGTCCCGACGGTGCCCCCGCCGGTATGAGCGCGTCCTTCTGGGGATCATTGCTGCCCGCGGTGTGGAGCTTCATGCTGGCGCTGCGCTCCCGTGGTCTGGGCTCGGCCTGGACGACGCTGCACCTGCTCGGTGACGGTGAGAAGCAGGCCGCCGAGCTGCTGGGCATCCCCTTCGATCGCTACGCCCAGGCGGGTCTGTTCCCTATCGCGTACACCAAGGGCACCGAGTTCAAGAAGGCCAAGCGCCTTCCGGCCGAGCAGTTCTCGCACTGGGACAGTTGGTGA
- a CDS encoding forkhead-associated protein encodes MGQNATLEGDSAVIVSLSEAAMHMYSAAIDALPFPEDKKFHKRADVVLSGLRKLRASLAEAASSNRPSPAVIVALSGVRQRYDSLMAHAAAAPGSSLGQQIYVTRIHAKLSAQEVANGAGLRDGLLDELEAGATPTDAEAAKIRDTIAALGGLPGDDHGIHAVPTSGDYGSSDEPQANGWEPVLVSENAG; translated from the coding sequence ATGGGACAAAACGCGACGCTGGAAGGTGATTCGGCGGTCATCGTCAGTCTGTCGGAAGCGGCGATGCACATGTATTCCGCTGCGATCGATGCACTGCCCTTCCCCGAGGACAAGAAGTTCCACAAGCGCGCCGACGTCGTCCTGTCCGGCCTGCGCAAGCTGCGTGCCTCGCTGGCCGAGGCGGCCAGCAGCAACCGGCCTTCGCCCGCGGTCATCGTGGCACTGAGCGGAGTTCGGCAGCGGTATGACTCGCTGATGGCCCATGCCGCCGCGGCGCCGGGATCCTCTCTGGGGCAGCAGATCTACGTCACCCGCATCCACGCCAAGCTGTCCGCCCAGGAAGTGGCCAACGGCGCAGGCCTGCGCGACGGTCTGCTCGACGAACTCGAGGCCGGCGCAACGCCGACCGATGCCGAGGCGGCCAAGATCCGCGACACCATCGCGGCGCTGGGTGGGTTGCCCGGCGACGATCACGGCATCCATGCGGTCCCGACCTCCGGTGACTATGGGTCGTCGGACGAACCGCAGGCCAACGGCTGGGAGCCGGTGCTGGTCTCCGAAAACGCGGGCTGA
- a CDS encoding error-prone DNA polymerase, with protein MGWHNGPPSWSEMERVLTGKPRRSGLPLEPAGDGGDSPAWSRKRGSYQPPEVSRKPGSVRYAELHAHSAYSFLDGASTPEELVEEAARLNLRAIALTDHDGLYGVVRFAEAARELDVATVFGAELSLGNVPRTEDPDPPGPHLLVLARGPEGYRRLSREIAKAHLAGGEKGKPRYDFDGLTEAAGGHWHILTGCRKGHVRQALSEGGPESAATALADLVDRFGADRISVELTHHGHPCDDERNAVLAGLAPRFGLPVVATTGAHFAAPERGRLAMAMAAIRARNSMDTAAGWLAPLGGSHLRSGEEMARLFGTEIVMAAADLGEQCAFGLALIAPQLPPFDVPAGHTEDSWLRELVMAGAAERYGPVGSAAKAYAQIEHELRIIEQLKFPGYFLVVHDITRFCRDNDILCQGRGSAANSAVCYALKVTNVDPIANELLFERFLSPARDGPPDIDIDIESDLRENVIQYVYERYGRDYAAQVANVITYRGRSAVRDMARALGFSQGQQDAWSKQLSRWNGRPDSPEAEDIPGPVIELATQIANLPRHLGIHSGGMVICDRPIADVCPVEWARMANRSVLQWDKDDCAAIGLVKFDLLGLGMLSALHYAIDLLAEHKGIDVDLAKLDLSEPAVYEMLQKADSVGVFQVESRAQMATLPRLKPREFYDLVVEVALIRPGPIQGGSVHPYIRRRNGLEKVAYDHPSMESALKKTLGIPLFQEQLMQLAVDCAGFTAAEADQLRRAMGSKRSTEKMRRLRSRFFEGMAELHGITGEVAERIYEKLEAFANFGFPESHSLSFASLVFYSSWFKLHHPAAFCAALLRAQPMGFYSPQSLVADARRHGVVVHGPDANASLAYATLENAGLDVRLGLGSVRHIGDELAQRLVDERNANGPFTTLIDLTNRVQLSVSQTEALATAGALGCFGVSRREALWAAGAAATQRPDRLPGVGSSSHVPTLPGMSALELSAADVWATGVSPDSYPTQYLRADLDALGVIPADKLLDVVDGTRILVAGAVTHRQRPATAQGVTFMNLEDETGMVNVLCAPGVWARYRKLAQTAPALVVRGIVQNASGAVTVIADRMSPVELRVGSRSRDFR; from the coding sequence GTGGGCTGGCATAACGGGCCGCCGAGCTGGTCAGAGATGGAGCGGGTGCTTACCGGTAAGCCCCGCCGCTCCGGCCTGCCGTTGGAACCCGCGGGCGACGGCGGCGACAGTCCGGCCTGGTCGCGCAAGCGCGGGAGCTACCAGCCGCCCGAGGTTTCTCGTAAACCCGGCTCGGTGCGATACGCCGAACTGCACGCGCACAGCGCCTACAGCTTCCTCGACGGCGCGAGCACGCCGGAGGAGCTGGTCGAGGAGGCGGCCCGGCTGAACCTGCGGGCCATCGCGCTGACCGATCACGACGGGCTCTACGGCGTGGTCCGGTTCGCCGAGGCGGCCAGGGAACTGGACGTCGCCACGGTCTTCGGCGCCGAGCTGTCGCTGGGGAACGTTCCCCGCACCGAGGACCCCGATCCGCCCGGCCCGCATCTGCTGGTGCTGGCCCGCGGGCCGGAAGGGTACCGGCGGTTGTCCCGCGAGATCGCCAAGGCGCACCTGGCCGGAGGGGAGAAGGGCAAGCCCCGCTATGACTTCGACGGGCTCACCGAGGCCGCCGGCGGCCACTGGCACATCCTCACGGGATGCCGCAAAGGTCATGTCCGTCAAGCGCTCTCGGAAGGCGGCCCCGAATCTGCCGCCACCGCACTGGCCGACCTGGTGGACCGGTTCGGCGCCGACCGGATCAGTGTCGAACTCACCCATCACGGCCATCCGTGTGACGACGAACGCAATGCCGTCCTGGCCGGGCTGGCCCCGCGGTTCGGACTACCGGTGGTGGCCACCACCGGTGCGCACTTCGCGGCGCCGGAACGGGGCAGGCTGGCCATGGCGATGGCCGCGATCCGGGCCCGCAATTCGATGGACACCGCGGCGGGGTGGCTGGCCCCGCTCGGCGGATCCCACCTGCGCTCGGGGGAGGAGATGGCCCGGCTGTTCGGTACCGAGATCGTGATGGCCGCAGCGGATCTGGGTGAGCAGTGTGCCTTCGGGCTGGCGCTCATCGCCCCGCAGCTGCCACCATTCGACGTCCCGGCCGGGCATACCGAAGACAGCTGGTTGCGCGAGTTGGTGATGGCCGGGGCGGCTGAACGGTACGGGCCCGTCGGCAGCGCAGCCAAGGCCTATGCGCAGATCGAACACGAACTGCGCATCATCGAACAGCTGAAGTTTCCCGGCTACTTCCTTGTGGTGCACGACATCACCCGGTTCTGCCGGGACAACGACATCCTGTGTCAAGGCAGGGGATCGGCGGCCAATTCGGCGGTCTGCTACGCGCTGAAGGTCACCAATGTCGACCCGATCGCCAACGAGCTGCTGTTCGAACGGTTCCTGTCCCCGGCCCGCGACGGGCCGCCCGATATCGACATCGACATCGAATCGGACCTGCGCGAGAACGTCATTCAGTATGTCTATGAGCGCTACGGTCGTGACTACGCCGCGCAGGTTGCCAACGTCATCACCTATCGCGGCCGCAGTGCGGTCCGCGACATGGCTCGGGCACTGGGCTTCTCCCAGGGGCAGCAGGACGCCTGGAGCAAGCAGCTCAGCCGGTGGAACGGACGTCCGGACTCGCCGGAGGCCGAGGACATTCCGGGGCCGGTGATCGAGTTGGCCACCCAGATCGCCAACCTGCCGCGGCACCTCGGCATCCACTCCGGCGGCATGGTGATCTGTGACCGCCCGATCGCCGACGTGTGCCCGGTGGAGTGGGCCCGTATGGCCAACCGCAGCGTGCTGCAGTGGGACAAAGATGACTGTGCGGCAATCGGTTTGGTGAAGTTCGACCTGCTGGGCCTCGGGATGCTCTCGGCACTGCACTACGCCATCGACCTGCTGGCCGAGCACAAGGGCATCGACGTGGACCTGGCCAAGCTGGACCTGTCCGAACCGGCGGTCTACGAGATGCTGCAGAAGGCCGACTCGGTCGGGGTGTTCCAGGTGGAGTCCCGCGCGCAGATGGCCACCCTGCCCCGGCTCAAGCCGCGGGAGTTCTACGACCTCGTGGTGGAGGTGGCGCTGATCCGGCCCGGCCCGATCCAGGGCGGCTCGGTGCATCCGTATATCCGTCGCCGCAACGGTCTGGAGAAAGTCGCCTACGACCATCCGTCGATGGAATCCGCGCTGAAGAAGACGCTGGGCATCCCGCTGTTCCAGGAACAGCTCATGCAATTGGCGGTCGACTGTGCGGGCTTCACCGCGGCCGAGGCCGACCAGTTGCGCCGGGCGATGGGCTCCAAACGCTCGACCGAGAAGATGCGGCGGCTGCGCAGCCGGTTCTTCGAGGGCATGGCCGAACTTCACGGCATCACCGGGGAGGTGGCCGAGCGGATCTACGAGAAGCTGGAGGCGTTCGCCAATTTCGGTTTCCCGGAGAGTCATTCGCTGAGCTTCGCGTCGCTCGTCTTCTATTCGTCGTGGTTCAAACTGCACCATCCGGCGGCGTTCTGCGCGGCGCTGCTGCGGGCCCAGCCGATGGGGTTCTACTCCCCACAGTCACTGGTAGCCGACGCCCGCCGGCACGGGGTGGTGGTACACGGTCCCGATGCCAACGCGTCCCTGGCGTACGCGACGTTGGAAAACGCCGGCTTGGATGTGCGGCTGGGTCTGGGCAGTGTCCGCCACATCGGCGATGAGTTGGCGCAGCGCCTGGTCGACGAACGAAATGCCAACGGGCCCTTCACCACCCTGATCGACCTGACCAACCGGGTGCAGCTGTCGGTATCCCAGACCGAGGCGCTGGCCACCGCGGGTGCGCTGGGGTGTTTCGGGGTCAGCCGGCGCGAGGCCCTGTGGGCGGCGGGTGCGGCAGCCACCCAGCGGCCGGACCGGCTGCCGGGAGTGGGCTCTTCCTCCCACGTCCCGACATTGCCGGGGATGAGCGCGCTGGAACTGTCGGCTGCCGACGTGTGGGCCACCGGTGTCTCGCCGGACAGCTATCCCACTCAGTACCTGCGCGCCGACCTCGACGCCCTCGGCGTGATTCCCGCCGACAAGTTGCTGGACGTCGTCGACGGAACCCGGATCCTGGTTGCCGGGGCGGTAACTCACCGGCAACGCCCCGCGACCGCGCAGGGGGTGACGTTCATGAACCTGGAAGACGAGACCGGGATGGTCAACGTGCTGTGCGCGCCCGGGGTATGGGCGCGCTACCGCAAGCTGGCGCAGACGGCGCCTGCCTTGGTGGTCCGCGGCATCGTGCAGAACGCCAGTGGAGCCGTCACCGTGATCGCCGACCGGATGAGCCCGGTCGAGCTGAGGGTCGGTTCCCGGTCGCGGGACTTCCGCTGA
- a CDS encoding class I SAM-dependent methyltransferase, translated as MWSATTDDGPYNGGLERPALRSLVPLPLSNQVILDAGCGSGAQCAWLLEHGARPIGVDLSPAMIKEAQTRCGGQGTFMVADLAEPLPIEPSSCDGILCSLALHYLRDWTIPLQSFAAALRPGGWAVISVDHPFGAPLAGQQGGYFDTELATDTWRKAEVQVTQQFWRRPLAECINAFADAGFVTDRIVEARPSAQALQRWPSELSAAATDPSFIVYRLRLAS; from the coding sequence GTGTGGTCAGCCACCACAGATGACGGGCCCTACAACGGCGGGTTGGAACGCCCCGCCCTCCGCAGCCTGGTTCCACTACCGCTGTCGAATCAAGTCATCCTTGATGCCGGTTGCGGTTCAGGTGCGCAGTGCGCCTGGCTCCTCGAACACGGTGCACGGCCGATCGGTGTCGACCTCAGTCCGGCCATGATCAAAGAAGCACAAACACGCTGCGGCGGGCAGGGGACGTTCATGGTCGCCGATCTGGCCGAGCCGTTGCCCATCGAACCGAGTTCGTGCGATGGGATACTTTGCTCTCTTGCGCTGCACTATCTGCGCGATTGGACCATCCCCCTTCAGTCCTTCGCGGCGGCGCTGCGCCCGGGAGGGTGGGCCGTCATCTCCGTGGATCACCCTTTCGGCGCCCCCTTGGCTGGGCAACAAGGCGGCTACTTCGACACCGAACTCGCAACCGATACCTGGCGAAAGGCCGAAGTGCAGGTCACTCAACAGTTTTGGCGGAGACCGCTTGCCGAATGCATCAACGCCTTCGCCGATGCCGGCTTCGTCACGGACCGCATCGTCGAGGCACGACCGAGCGCGCAAGCACTCCAACGCTGGCCTTCTGAACTCTCCGCCGCGGCGACCGACCCGAGCTTCATCGTCTACCGACTACGCCTGGCGTCCTGA
- a CDS encoding YybH family protein gives MSEYRVNDPDAIAEVLAEYPRMRHAITTRDYAALVDLHDREFLGTELPGHLITADEHIATTMNSRNLQMEFFDLRVKTFGDIALCWGKQSLKGHLEPDDPGTSPAVAQLVEDEGVFWSMLVVWRRTGGRWRMLSYQVTPLPDISRHGLRGRSGRQA, from the coding sequence GTGTCGGAGTACCGAGTCAACGATCCGGATGCCATCGCTGAGGTGCTTGCCGAGTACCCGCGGATGCGGCACGCCATAACGACCCGGGACTACGCGGCATTGGTGGATTTGCACGACCGCGAGTTTCTCGGGACCGAACTGCCCGGCCATCTGATCACCGCTGATGAGCACATCGCTACCACGATGAACTCGAGGAACCTGCAGATGGAGTTTTTCGATCTGCGGGTCAAGACGTTCGGCGACATCGCATTGTGTTGGGGAAAGCAGTCGCTGAAAGGTCATCTGGAGCCCGATGATCCCGGCACGTCGCCGGCCGTGGCGCAACTGGTCGAGGACGAGGGAGTGTTCTGGTCGATGCTGGTGGTATGGCGACGCACCGGCGGGCGTTGGCGCATGTTGTCCTACCAGGTAACTCCCTTGCCTGACATTTCTCGCCATGGCCTTCGTGGTCGTTCAGGACGCCAGGCGTAG
- a CDS encoding APC family permease, translating to MTESASEHEAHQKLDEAEHSAGLVSKGLAAGKVGTFSGAILGISCVAPGYTLTASIGLIVAAVGLKMPAIFIAGFIPMFLTAYAYRELNSRAPDCGASFTWSTKAFGPYVGWMCGWGMVVASIIVLSNLAAIAVEFFYLFIARITNHPPIAELADNKAINIVTTLVFLVIATAIASRGITTSERVQYVLVGFQMVVLLAFAVMAFVHVGRGDAPAGLSFDLDWFNPFSGLALSAFVVGVTGSIFAFWGWDTCLTLGEESKDPTKVPGRAGLLCVLSILATYLLIAVAVMMYAGVGETDLGLGNPDNAENVFAALADPVLGTWAGPLLFLAILASSVASLQTTFLPAARAMLAMGAYKAFPARFAEVSPRYLVPSFATVTAGVVTGVFYTVVSLLSESALLDTIAALGIMICWYYGITAFACVWYFRRELFTSAHNVVFKFLFPLLGGIVLAAVFVISIGESMNPDNASGAAIGGIGLVFFIGFGVLLLGAVLMFVWRSVNPAFFQGETLRYDTPSLVE from the coding sequence ATGACTGAGTCCGCATCGGAACACGAGGCGCATCAGAAACTCGACGAAGCCGAACATTCCGCGGGGCTGGTGTCCAAGGGGCTGGCCGCAGGCAAGGTCGGCACGTTCTCGGGCGCGATCCTCGGGATCTCGTGTGTGGCGCCCGGCTACACGCTGACCGCCAGCATCGGGCTCATCGTCGCCGCGGTCGGGCTCAAGATGCCCGCCATCTTCATCGCCGGGTTCATCCCGATGTTCCTGACCGCCTATGCCTACCGCGAGCTCAACTCGCGTGCGCCCGACTGCGGTGCGTCGTTCACGTGGTCCACCAAGGCATTCGGCCCGTATGTCGGATGGATGTGCGGATGGGGCATGGTCGTCGCGTCCATCATCGTGTTGTCCAACCTCGCCGCGATCGCCGTCGAGTTCTTCTATCTGTTCATCGCCCGGATCACCAACCACCCGCCGATTGCCGAGCTCGCCGACAACAAGGCCATCAACATCGTCACCACGCTGGTGTTCCTGGTCATCGCCACGGCCATCGCCAGTCGTGGTATCACCACCAGCGAACGGGTGCAGTATGTGCTGGTCGGTTTCCAGATGGTGGTGCTGCTCGCGTTCGCGGTGATGGCGTTCGTCCACGTGGGTCGCGGCGATGCACCGGCCGGATTGTCGTTCGACCTGGACTGGTTCAACCCGTTCAGCGGACTTGCGTTGAGCGCCTTCGTGGTTGGTGTGACGGGGTCGATTTTCGCCTTCTGGGGCTGGGACACGTGCCTGACGCTGGGGGAGGAATCCAAGGATCCGACGAAGGTGCCGGGCCGCGCCGGGCTGCTGTGCGTGCTGTCCATCCTCGCGACGTATCTCCTGATCGCGGTCGCGGTCATGATGTATGCCGGGGTCGGTGAAACCGACCTCGGGCTGGGCAACCCGGACAACGCCGAGAACGTGTTCGCCGCGTTGGCGGATCCCGTGCTGGGCACGTGGGCCGGTCCATTGCTGTTCCTGGCGATCCTGGCCTCGTCGGTGGCCAGCCTGCAGACCACGTTCCTGCCCGCCGCGCGGGCGATGCTCGCGATGGGCGCCTACAAGGCGTTCCCGGCGCGCTTCGCCGAGGTCAGTCCGCGCTACCTGGTGCCCAGCTTCGCGACGGTCACCGCGGGCGTCGTCACCGGTGTTTTCTACACCGTGGTGAGCCTGCTGTCAGAGAGCGCGTTGCTGGATACCATTGCCGCCCTTGGCATCATGATCTGCTGGTACTACGGCATCACGGCGTTCGCGTGTGTCTGGTACTTCCGCCGCGAGTTGTTCACCAGCGCCCACAACGTGGTGTTCAAGTTCCTGTTCCCGCTCCTCGGCGGCATCGTGCTGGCGGCGGTGTTCGTGATCTCGATCGGCGAGAGCATGAACCCGGACAATGCCAGCGGTGCGGCCATCGGCGGCATCGGCCTGGTGTTCTTCATCGGCTTCGGCGTGCTGCTGCTCGGTGCCGTACTCATGTTCGTCTGGCGGTCGGTCAACCCGGCGTTCTTCCAGGGCGAGACACTCCGCTACGACACCCCGTCGCTCGTGGAGTAG
- a CDS encoding universal stress protein, whose translation MAQANLVVGYLATPGGADALALAVRFARTLDAEVNICIVLPPDTAPPGTVPKGGGYEEVLAEQAQGWLDDALAMVPDDVVAHPHLSFDESFTDGLIRQALRFHAVALVVGGAGGGLVGSYSLGSVVNELLHSSPVPVAVAPRGTRDSKIERVHEITCAIGQRQGSDLLLATAVRASRTADIPLRLVSLVALDPTFGSLRGDAEAVRAHALAHAERTLEAARNELPADFPVTSTIVTGPSVEAAVEQLGWDDGDIIMVGSSRLSAPRRIFLGSTAAKMLRVLDVPMVVVPRDELKDGEDRS comes from the coding sequence ATGGCGCAGGCGAATCTGGTTGTCGGATATCTGGCCACTCCTGGTGGCGCCGATGCGTTGGCCTTGGCGGTTCGGTTCGCCCGAACCCTGGATGCCGAGGTCAACATCTGCATCGTGTTGCCGCCCGACACCGCGCCGCCGGGCACCGTGCCCAAAGGCGGTGGCTACGAGGAAGTTCTGGCCGAACAGGCCCAGGGTTGGCTGGATGACGCCTTGGCCATGGTGCCCGACGACGTTGTGGCGCACCCACATCTGAGCTTCGACGAGTCGTTCACCGACGGGTTGATCCGGCAGGCGCTGCGGTTCCACGCGGTTGCCCTCGTGGTCGGTGGCGCCGGCGGGGGACTGGTCGGCAGCTACTCACTGGGATCGGTGGTCAACGAGCTGCTGCACTCGTCGCCGGTGCCGGTCGCGGTGGCGCCGCGCGGCACCCGGGATTCGAAGATCGAGCGGGTGCATGAGATCACCTGTGCCATCGGGCAGCGCCAGGGTTCGGATCTGCTGCTCGCCACCGCGGTACGGGCCAGTCGGACCGCGGACATCCCGCTGCGGTTGGTGTCGCTCGTCGCGCTGGACCCGACCTTCGGGTCGCTGCGCGGCGATGCGGAGGCGGTCCGGGCGCATGCGCTCGCCCATGCCGAACGAACGCTGGAAGCGGCCAGAAACGAACTGCCGGCTGACTTTCCGGTGACCTCGACCATCGTGACCGGTCCCAGCGTCGAGGCCGCCGTCGAACAGTTGGGTTGGGATGACGGCGACATCATCATGGTCGGATCCAGTCGGCTCAGTGCGCCGCGGCGGATCTTCCTCGGTTCCACCGCGGCCAAGATGCTTCGGGTGTTGGACGTCCCGATGGTGGTGGTGCCCCGGGACGAACTGAAAGACGGCGAGGACCGCTCATGA
- a CDS encoding MaoC family dehydratase, producing the protein MPLNPDAIGEKTDPIPFEWTDRDTLLYAIGVGAGTDDLAFTTENSHEIEQQVLPTYAVIACSAFPAALKIGTFNFSMLLHGSQEIRLHRPLPPAGKLTVVSEVADIQDKGEGKNAVVMLKGIGTDPASGEVVAETLTTVVIRGEGGFGGQPGQRPEAPQIPDREPDAQVVLPTREDQALIYRLSGDRNPLHSDPWFAQNLAGFPKPILHGLCTYGVAGRALVAALGGGDATKVHAVAARFSSPVFPGETLTTSIWRTEPGRAVFRTEAAGPDGADSRVVLEDGAAEYSA; encoded by the coding sequence ATGCCACTCAACCCGGACGCCATTGGCGAGAAGACCGATCCGATTCCGTTCGAATGGACCGACCGCGACACCCTGCTGTACGCCATCGGTGTCGGCGCGGGCACCGATGACCTTGCCTTCACCACCGAGAACAGCCACGAGATCGAGCAGCAGGTGTTGCCGACGTATGCGGTGATCGCGTGCTCGGCGTTCCCCGCCGCACTCAAGATCGGCACCTTCAACTTCAGCATGCTGCTGCACGGCTCCCAGGAGATCCGGCTGCACCGTCCGCTGCCGCCGGCCGGAAAGCTGACCGTGGTGTCCGAGGTTGCCGACATCCAGGACAAGGGCGAGGGCAAGAACGCGGTGGTCATGCTCAAGGGCATCGGCACCGATCCGGCCAGCGGTGAGGTCGTCGCGGAAACCCTTACCACCGTGGTGATTCGGGGCGAAGGCGGATTCGGCGGGCAGCCCGGTCAGCGCCCGGAGGCGCCGCAGATTCCCGACCGCGAACCCGATGCCCAGGTGGTGCTGCCCACCCGGGAGGACCAGGCGTTGATCTACCGGCTCTCCGGGGACCGCAACCCGCTGCACAGCGATCCGTGGTTCGCCCAGAACCTCGCCGGCTTCCCGAAACCGATCCTGCACGGGCTGTGCACCTACGGGGTGGCCGGTCGGGCACTGGTCGCCGCGCTCGGCGGGGGTGACGCCACAAAGGTTCACGCGGTGGCGGCGCGGTTCAGCTCGCCGGTGTTCCCGGGAGAAACACTGACGACGTCGATCTGGCGCACCGAGCCGGGCCGGGCCGTGTTCCGGACCGAGGCCGCCGGGCCGGACGGGGCTGACAGTCGGGTGGTGCTCGAGGACGGCGCCGCCGAGTATTCCGCCTGA